The segment GGCGGCCATCCGGGCGCTGCTGGCCTCCAAGGCACAGGTGCGGATCGTGTTCGCCGCTGCACCCTCCCAGAATGAATTTCTTGCGGAGCTTGCCGCTGCGCCGGATTTGGACTGGAGCCGGATTACTGCGTTCCATATGGATGAATATATCGGCCTGCCGGCAGGCTCGCCGCAGAGCTTCGGCAGCTTCCTCAGGGAGGCGCTGTTCGGCAAGGTCTTGCCGGGAACGGTCCATTATCTGAACCCTGCCGCCAGCCCGGAAGCCGAATGCAAGCGTTACGGACGGCTGCTGGCGGAAGCGCCGATCGATATCGTCTGCCTCGGCATCGGGGAGAATGGTCACTTGGCCTTCAATGATCCGCCGGTGGCAGATTTCAATGACCCGCTTCCTGTGAAGCTGGTGGTACTGGATGAGGTCTGCCGGAACCAGCAGGTGAATGACGGGTGCTTCCCCAGCCTGGCGGAAGTGCCGCAGCAGGCCTTGACGTTGACGATTCCGGTCCTGCTGTCCGCGCAATGGCTGTTCTGCATGGTGCCGGGCGCTTCCAAGCGCGGCGCGGTTACCCGCACGCTGCATGAATCTGTCTCTACGGCATGTCCGTCCACGATCTTGCGCGAGCACGGGGATTGCCGGATGTTCGTGGACACCGACTCCTTCGGGGCGGTCCTCTCATGAACATTGACGCGCTGCATTACCGGACAGGCGAACCGGTCCGCATTACGCTGCAGGAGGGCTTCATTGCTGCAATTGAATCTCTTGATACGGAGCTGACGCTGGAGGAACGGGCGGAGCTGTCTATGGTTGCGCCTGGCCTGGTCGATCTGCAGATCAACGGCTATGGCGGATATGATTTCAATCATCCGGCATTGGGTGCAGAGGATGTCAAGAAGGCGGTCCGCGCGGTGTGGCGGGAGGGGATAACGGCCTTCTACCCGACTGTAATTACCGGCGCCCCGTATACTATTCTCGGAGCGATGCGGGCGATTGCCCGGGCCTGTGACGAGGATGAGGCCAGCGCGGCGACGATCAAGGGCATCCATCTGGAAGGCCCGTTCCTCTCGCCGGAGGACGGGCCGCGCGGGGCACATGCGCTGGAGCATATCCGTCCGCCGGATACGGCCTTGTTCGACCAGTGGCAGGAGGCTTCGGGCGGACGAATCTCCATTGTGACGCTGTCCCCCGAATGGGAGGGGAGCGCGGAATTCATCCGCCACTGCGTACGGCAGGGAGTGACGGTCTCCATCGGGCATACGTCAGCGGATACCGCGCAGATTGCCGGGGCGGTTGCCGCCGGAGCGCGGCTGTCCACGCATCTGGGCAATGGTGCCCATGCTATGCTGCCGCGCCATCCGAACTACCTGTGGACCCAGCTCGCCGAAGAGGCGCTGTGGTGCACCTTGATCGCCGACGGCTTCCACCTCCCGGATGAGGTGCTGAAGGTGGCGATGAAGGTCAAGGGCCGGCGGGCACTGCTGGTCAGCGATGCCGTTGCCCTCGCCGGGCTTGCGCCCGGCAGCTACGACACGCCGGTCGGCGGCCGTGTCGTGCTGACCCCGGCGGGCCGGCTGCATCTCGCCGGCGAGCCCGGGCTGCTGGCGGGCTCGGCGCAGATGCTGCTGCGCCACATCGCGCGCCTCAGCGCCGCGGGCCTGGCCAGCCTGCCGGACGCCTGGGACATGGCGTCCGTGCATCCGGCAGGCTTCATGGCCCTGCCGGCGGCCGCGGGCCTGGCCCCAGGAGCGCCGGCGGATCTTGCGCTGATCCGCCGCTCGGGCACCGGCGCGGCCGGGCTTGCGCTGACGGCGCTGTGCCAGGCCGGCGGCTGGGTCTACCGCCGGGACTGAGTGAGCGGCGGCGGTAAGGTGTGGGCAGGTCCCCGGTTAAGGGGGCCTGTTATGGTTTTTTTATGCCTTTAGCCAGTTGAGTGCGTGAAACATGCGAAATCAGGACCACCCGTCCAACGGATGGTCCTGATTTGGAAGTGAATCGCTTAACTTGAGCGATTACAGGCGGAGGGAGCGGCATGGGCAGGGCATGGGGATGGCTGTTGCGCCAGCGTCTGCTCCACGCCAGTAACATTAACAGTAAATGTGTTCTGTTTTCCGCACACATTTGCCCCGATCGCCTTCGGGCAGCGAGAATGTATGCTGTTTTTCACATACATTCGGGCCATGCGCCTGCGTGCCACCACAATGTATGTTGTTTTTCACATACATTCGGGCCATGCGCCTGCGTGCCACCACAATGTATGCTGTTTTTCACATATATTCGGGCCATGCGCCTGCGTGCCACCACAATGTATGTTGTTTTTCACATACATTCGGGTCATGCGCCTGCGTGCCACCACAATATATGTTGTTTTTCACATATATTCGGGCCATGCGCCTGCGTACCACCTCAATGTAATCGTTTTTCCGCATACACCCGCACTAGCTATCTGCACTATGTCCGCACTAGCGTCAACGTTTGCGCCAGCGCCTGGACCAGTAGCTGCATCAGCATCAACATAGTTATCTGTACTAGCCTCAGCCCCGGGCTCACCACTAGCCCCAGCCTCACCGTCTGCATCAGCCCCACCCTCAGGAAGCAGTTGAACTTTTAGGTACTTGTTCAGGGGCGGAAGCGGGCACACTCCAAAGGACCAACTATAAGATACGTTTTTCCAACGATATAGATTGGAATTTTATTTTGTAACTTGTCCCAAAAAAGCACCCGCAGAACTAATAATCCAGCAGACGCCCGTTGTCATGCCACTCTCCGTACATTTTGTTCACGCGGGTATTCTCGATGAATTTGTCCAATCTGCGTTCGAACAGCTCCGGCTGGCGGATATAGCTCTGAATGGTGTCGATCCGCACCCGCTGATACAGCGCCGGAAAGGCCAGGAAATGGCGATACACCTGCTCGTCCTCCTTCAATCTCTGTTCAATCACAGGATCGATTCGAAAAGCTCCGACATTCATATCAGGCAGGCATCGCCGTCCCTCGCCGCGCATCAGCCCCAGCTTCTCCAGCCTTCGCACGCGCTCCTTATTAAGCTCAGTCCATGAACTCCGCTTGCTGCGTGGAGACAGCCGTTGCATCAGCTTGCCTTCAGCATTCACCTTCTTCACCCCGTCAATCCAGCCGAAGCACAGCGCTTCTTCCACGGCGTCAAGGTACAGTATTGTCCCCGGGAGCGGCTTCAGACTGACCTCGACCCAGCAAGAACCCTCTGTGGTACTGTTCGCCATCAGCCAATTTCTTAATTCTTCCCTCGTTGTAGCTGCAAGCCTATTTTCAATGATCATAGTTAGTGTTCACTCCCTTCTGACGTTAACCCGTTGCTCTCTTCCTGATCCAAATCCTGCACATTATACAACTTCTCCCTTATTAAACTAATCCAAATCTAAAAATATTGCACAAAAGGCAGCATTCCCTCTTCTCTAAGTGGTTAGGCGGCGACATTCCTGCATTTTTTGCAACAATCCTGCCATTCCGGCGGTATGTATGGTATTAATGCTGCAATTTGTGCAACATCCTCCGTTTCCCTTAAATTTTGCCGCTTTGTTAACACTTTCGCAACACATTCTTTACGCTGCGCATACACAACTTGAGAGAGTAATTAATATCCGGCTTTTACAATGAGGTTATTAGCATAATATACCTATTGCAAAATCAGGCTGGATATGAAGGGATGATACTTTTGAAGGGGAAGCCGCTGCACTTTTCGATGAAATGGAAGCTGATCTTGAGTTTCTCGGCGATTACACTTATTTTTCTGGGCGTGGCTGTGTACCAGGGACATAAAATCAAGCAGGTCGAGCTGTCCATGGAACGGCAGAAGAGCGAAATGGAGAATAGAATCACGGTCTCAACCATCACCCAGCAGCTGCAGGAGCTGAACCATGCCGAGACTTCCTTGGCGGAATCCAGCGACCTGGAGCAGGCAGAACCCTTGCAGGAGAAGCAGCAGCAGCTGTCTGGCGAGCTGGATAAGGTGAATTTTGAGCAGGGTGCGCCTGCTTCTGCCAGTTATAAGCTGCTGTCTGCCCAGGCCGCAGAATACAGTGCTCTGACGAAGGAACTGGTAACAACGATGGCGGATGAGACCCTTGACCCGCTAAGTGTTTTGGAGAAAATCGATGGTATACATACGAAGGCGCTCGCATTGAATCAGGACATGCTGAAGACGAACGGGAAGCTGTACACCGCCGCTGCCAAAAATGCCGAACAGGCGCAGAATGTCTCCTTCGCCCTGCTGGATGATACGGTATCCATCGTGACGTATGCTGCGATCGCAGTGTCCCTGTTCCTGCTGATGCTCGCCTGGCTGCTGATCCGCTCGTTCCTCACCCCGGTACGCAAGCTGCAGGCCGCGCTCAGACAGATCGCGGATGGCGATCTGCGGCAGCAGATTAACTCCCCGTACAATGACGAGCTGGGACAGCTGAGCCATCATTTCGACCATATGGTCAATAGGGTACAGGGGATGCTGCGGCAGACGTTGTCTGCGGCGGGGTCGCTTGCCGATTACGCGCAATCTTTTCAGGGGTCTTCGGCGGTTACAGCGCATACGAACCAGAATATTGTCAGAACCATACAGGAGATTTCGCTTGGAGCAGACCAGCAGGCCAGCCAGTCGGAGCAGAGCACGCAGCTCCTGGTGGAGCTGGCCTCCGGGGTTCAGGAGATTACTGACTATACCGATGTGATGCTGACTACGAGTGAAGCCGCTAACCGGAACAGACAGCTGGGCTCGGAGACCGTTACGGCGCTGCGCCAGAGCTCGCAGGATTCCCGGGTGTCCATCAGCAAGGTCTACGGGGCGCTGGACAAGCTGGTGAGCCAGTCCAAGGATATCTCGCGCATTACCCATTCGATCACCGAAATCTCGAAGCAGACGAATATTCTCTCGCTGAACGCCGCGATTGAAGCGGCCAGGGCCGGAGCAGCAGGCAAAGGCTTCGCCGTGATTGCCGATGAAGTGCGCCAGCTGTCCGTCCAGACGAATGGCTCCTCGGTGCATATCAGCAGGATTATTCAGGAGCTTGAGGCCGGTATGGCTGATTTCCAGGGACATATGATGGAGACCCGTGACCGTCTGGAGCAGCAGGACCATCAGGTGGAACAGACCCTGGCTTCCTTCGCCGCGATCGACGAATCGATTACAGGCATCAGCACACAGATCGGGCAAATTCACCTTAAGGTGGAACAGACCAGTGTCCTCAATTCGCGGCTGGCCGAATCTGTACATTCTGTTGCGGCTGTAGCTGAGCAGACAGCGGCCGGAGTTCAGGAGGTGAACGCTTCCAGCACCCAGCAGGATCAGGCCATCAGCGACATTGCCAGGCAGGCCGGGGAGATTAATGAAATCTCGCAGCGGCTGTTCCGGGAGATCAATGTGTTCAAAATTGCGGAGGCTGCTGAGGCCGGATTCGAGCTTGGAGTAGCGTCTGAGCTAGAGCCAGACCCAGATTCCGTTTCAGATTCAGGTGTAAGTTCAGCACATGCAGACCGAACGCTTCGCGGAAGGGTGCAGGAACCGGAAGAGCAGCAGGAAGCGGAGACAGCCGTGGAAATTCAGCCCAAGCTACAGCAGGAGATGCATACGAACCTCACGGAGCAGACAGACAAAAGGGCAGAAGCCGGAATTCACCGGCCCCTGCCTGCGGGAATACCGGTGCAGGAATGGCCTGCGCCCGGCCAGAGTATAATTGTGAATGAACCGCAGAAAGAAATCTCCAAAGAGCTGAAGGAGGAGCTACTGGTCCTTGCGAAGTGAATGGGTCAGCGACGAGACCAGCTCCGGGAACCACTCTGATAAGGACAGGAAGCTGAAGCCCGCACTGCGGGCTTTTGCCGTATCCATGAACCAGGATGCTGGTATCCCAAAAGGAGATTGATCCGCTTCAGCGGCGTCGTCCCGGATGACTGCCGTCAGTCCGGTAATCTCTTCAATGATGGAGATGACGCCGCCAATGGTGAGGGTTCCGTCCGAGCAGGCA is part of the Paenibacillus sp. FSL M7-0420 genome and harbors:
- a CDS encoding YdeI/OmpD-associated family protein; this translates as MIIENRLAATTREELRNWLMANSTTEGSCWVEVSLKPLPGTILYLDAVEEALCFGWIDGVKKVNAEGKLMQRLSPRSKRSSWTELNKERVRRLEKLGLMRGEGRRCLPDMNVGAFRIDPVIEQRLKEDEQVYRHFLAFPALYQRVRIDTIQSYIRQPELFERRLDKFIENTRVNKMYGEWHDNGRLLDY
- a CDS encoding N-acetylglucosamine-6-phosphate deacetylase; the protein is MNIDALHYRTGEPVRITLQEGFIAAIESLDTELTLEERAELSMVAPGLVDLQINGYGGYDFNHPALGAEDVKKAVRAVWREGITAFYPTVITGAPYTILGAMRAIARACDEDEASAATIKGIHLEGPFLSPEDGPRGAHALEHIRPPDTALFDQWQEASGGRISIVTLSPEWEGSAEFIRHCVRQGVTVSIGHTSADTAQIAGAVAAGARLSTHLGNGAHAMLPRHPNYLWTQLAEEALWCTLIADGFHLPDEVLKVAMKVKGRRALLVSDAVALAGLAPGSYDTPVGGRVVLTPAGRLHLAGEPGLLAGSAQMLLRHIARLSAAGLASLPDAWDMASVHPAGFMALPAAAGLAPGAPADLALIRRSGTGAAGLALTALCQAGGWVYRRD
- a CDS encoding glucosamine-6-phosphate deaminase, giving the protein MLNIKPIHTELSGAMLVRVYKNRSQLGAAAGREAAAAIRALLASKAQVRIVFAAAPSQNEFLAELAAAPDLDWSRITAFHMDEYIGLPAGSPQSFGSFLREALFGKVLPGTVHYLNPAASPEAECKRYGRLLAEAPIDIVCLGIGENGHLAFNDPPVADFNDPLPVKLVVLDEVCRNQQVNDGCFPSLAEVPQQALTLTIPVLLSAQWLFCMVPGASKRGAVTRTLHESVSTACPSTILREHGDCRMFVDTDSFGAVLS
- a CDS encoding methyl-accepting chemotaxis protein; the encoded protein is MILLKGKPLHFSMKWKLILSFSAITLIFLGVAVYQGHKIKQVELSMERQKSEMENRITVSTITQQLQELNHAETSLAESSDLEQAEPLQEKQQQLSGELDKVNFEQGAPASASYKLLSAQAAEYSALTKELVTTMADETLDPLSVLEKIDGIHTKALALNQDMLKTNGKLYTAAAKNAEQAQNVSFALLDDTVSIVTYAAIAVSLFLLMLAWLLIRSFLTPVRKLQAALRQIADGDLRQQINSPYNDELGQLSHHFDHMVNRVQGMLRQTLSAAGSLADYAQSFQGSSAVTAHTNQNIVRTIQEISLGADQQASQSEQSTQLLVELASGVQEITDYTDVMLTTSEAANRNRQLGSETVTALRQSSQDSRVSISKVYGALDKLVSQSKDISRITHSITEISKQTNILSLNAAIEAARAGAAGKGFAVIADEVRQLSVQTNGSSVHISRIIQELEAGMADFQGHMMETRDRLEQQDHQVEQTLASFAAIDESITGISTQIGQIHLKVEQTSVLNSRLAESVHSVAAVAEQTAAGVQEVNASSTQQDQAISDIARQAGEINEISQRLFREINVFKIAEAAEAGFELGVASELEPDPDSVSDSGVSSAHADRTLRGRVQEPEEQQEAETAVEIQPKLQQEMHTNLTEQTDKRAEAGIHRPLPAGIPVQEWPAPGQSIIVNEPQKEISKELKEELLVLAK